A stretch of the Medicago truncatula cultivar Jemalong A17 chromosome 5, MtrunA17r5.0-ANR, whole genome shotgun sequence genome encodes the following:
- the LOC11429401 gene encoding serine hydroxymethyltransferase, mitochondrial — protein sequence MAMALRRLTSTINKPTSLYRLSSSLSAQHTHKSHPDWIKQLNDPLGVVDPEIEDIIELEKARQWKGLELIPSENFTSLSVMQAVGSVMTNKYSEGYPGARYYGGNEYIDMAETLCQKRALETFGLDPTQWGVNVQSLSGSPSNFQVYTALLKPHERIMALDLPHGGHLSHGYQTDTKKISAVSIFFETMPYRLDESTGYIDYDQMEKSAALFRPKLIVAGASAYARLYDYARIRKVCDKQKAVMLADMAHISGLVAAGVIPSPFDYADVVTTTTHKSLRGPRGAMIFFRKGLKEINKKGQEVLYDYEDKINQAVFPGLQGGPHNHTITGLAVALKQAMTPEFKNYQKQVLSNSSTFAQSLLEKGYDLVSGGTENHLVLVNLRNKGIDGSRVEKVLESVHIAANKNTVPGDVSAMVPGGIRMGTPALTSRGFVEDDFKKVAEYFDAAVKIALQIKENSKGTKLKDFVEAMESDSQVQSQIADLRHDVEGYAKQFPTIGFEIETMKYNK from the exons ATGGCCATGGCACTTCGAAGACTCACTTCCACCATCAACAAACCTACTTCTCTCTATCGCTTG TCATCTTCTCTCTCCGCTCAACACACTCACAAATCTCACCCCGAT tgGATTAAACAACTCAACGATCCTCTTGGTGTAGTAGATCCTGAGATCGAAGATATAATCGAACTAGAAAAAGCTCGTCAATGGAAG GGGCTAGAGCTTATACCATCAGAAAATTTTACGTCGTTGTCGGTGATGCAAGCGGTTGGATCGGTTATGACGAATAAATACAGTGAAGGTTATCCTGGTGCTAGATACTATGGTGGAAATGA GTACATTGACATGGCTGAGACTTTGTGTCAGAAGCGTGCATTGGAAACTTTTGGATTGGATCCAACACAATGGGGAG TCAATGTGCAGTCATTATCTGGATCTCCTTCTAACTTCCAAGTTTACACTGCTTTATTGAAACCTCATGAGAGAATTATGGCACTTGATCTCCCCCATGGTGGGCATCTATCACATGGATATCAG ACTGACACCAAGAAGATATCAGCTGTATCTATATTCTTTGAAACAATGCCATACAGGTTGGATGAGAGCACTGGTTATATTGACTATGACCAG ATGGAGAAAAGTGCTGCACTTTTTAGGCCAAAATTAATAGTTGCCGGTGCTAGTGCTTATGCCCGTCTTTATGATTATGCGCGTATTCGCAAG GTCTGTGATAAACAGAAGGCAGTTATGTTGGCTGATATGGCACACATCAGTGGATTAGTTGCTGCAGGTGTTATTCCTTCTCCTTTTGATTATGCAGATGTTGTAACAACCACAACACATAAGTCACTTCGTGGACCACGTGGGGCTATGATATTCTTCAGGAAGGGTCTGAAAGAGATAAACAAGAAAGGGCAGGAA GTGCTGTATGACTACGAAGACAAGATAAATCAGGCTGTTTTCCCTGGACTTCAAGGTGGTCCCCACAATCACACTATTACAGGCTTAGCAGTTGCATTGAAGCAG GCTATGACACCGGAATTCAAGAATTACCAGAAACAAGTTCTTAGTAACTCCTCGACATTTGCACAG AGCTTGTTAGAGAAAGGCTATGACCTTGTATCGGGTGGAACTGAGAACCATTTGGTGTTGGTAAACTTAAGAAACAAG GGCATTGATGGTTCAAGGGTTGAGAAGGTGTTAGAATCAGTTCATATAGCTGCCAATAAAAACACTGTTCCAGGAGATGTGTCTGCAATGGTTCCTGGAGGGATCAGAATGG GAACTCCTGCTCTTACATCTAGGGGTTTTGTTGAGgatgattttaaaaaagtagCTGAATACTTTGACGCGGCTGTCAAAATAGCCTTACAGATTAAGGAAAATTCTAAAG GCACAAAGTTGAAGGATTTTGTGGAAGCTATGGAGTCCGATTCACAAGTTCAATCTCAAATCGCTGATCTCCGCCATGACGTAGAAGGTTATGCTAAGCAGTTTCCCACAATTGGTTTTGAGATAGAGACAATGAAGTATAACAAGTGA
- the LOC11419708 gene encoding uncharacterized protein → MEYQSFNSSPNYHELLKHRSSYTSSKVKLMVSFGGEIRPSLQDDHHFWYIGGTTKIIMVDRNIKFSDLVEKLSSTMFADACFKYQLPGEDLNDLISVHNDDDLENMMVEYDRMCRASPKQPVRLRLFLFPVRANNKNGHNSRSYSLFELLNSVHVPKFEDSSPPPMEDSTPPPPPPPEDSSPPPPSLTTMNPDLSQVECPETLPDLAAKDTNCGPEMVVETKIQEIQKVESVMDEQEVKVDGENGDVEVYPEENAEKVISLVTDEPAEEPAAAEDPVPEAPPGSFCSCGVQFPEPGLVPEPLSVQSSFTPEMHNLAADGYYSTGYSTELLPVYLIPTSSGLYQAMRPVTGPIGEPVYFAYVPVVNEVDYNGGQYAPNGSALPL, encoded by the coding sequence ATGGAGTACCAAAGCTTCAATTCCTCACCCAACTATCATGAATTGCTTAAGCATCGTTCTTCCTACACTTCTTCCAAAGTCAAGCTTATGGTTAGCTTTGGAGGAGAAATCAGACCTAGCCTTCAGGACGATCATCATTTTTGGTACATTGGTGGAACCACCAAAATTATCATGGTTGATCGTAATATCAAATTCTCCGACCTCGTTGAAAAGCTTTCTTCAACCATGTTTGCTGATGCTTGCTTCAAGTACCAGCTCCCTGGTGAAGATCTTAATGATTTGATCTCCGTTCACAACGATGATGATCTCGAAAATATGATGGTCGAGTATGATCGTATGTGTCGCGCTTCTCCAAAGCAGCCGGTAAGATTGAGGCTTTTCCTCTTCCCTGTTCGTGCTAACAACAAGAACGGCCACAATTCAAGATCTTACAGTCTCTTTGAGTTGCTCAATTCCGTTCACGTTCCAAAATTTGAAGATTCATCTCCTCCGCCAATGGAAGATTCAACTCCACCTCCTCCTCCGCCACCGGAAGATTCATCTCCACCTCCTCCCTCGTTGACAACCATGAATCCTGATTTGAGTCAGGTGGAATGTCCGGAGACTTTACCGGATTTGGCAGCAAAGGATACGAATTGTGGGCcggagatggttgtcgaaaccaAGATTCAGGAAATTCAGAAGGTGGAATCTGTGATGGATGAACAGGAAGTGAAAGTTGACGGAGAAAACGGCGATGTTGAAGTTTACCCCGAAGAAAACGCAGAGAAAGTGATTTCGTTAGTTACTGATGAACCTGCTGAAGAACCTGCTGCTGCTGAGGATCCGGTTCCAGAAGCTCCTCCTGGTTCGTTTTGTTCCTGTGGAGTTCAATTTCCTGAACCGGGTTTGGTTCCTGAACCGCTTTCAGTTCAGTCATCATTTACTCCAGAAATGCACAATTTGGCTGCTGATGGTTATTACTCGACGGGGTATTCAACTGAACTGTTACCGGTTTATTTGATTCCAACATCTTCAGGATTGTACCAAGCAATGAGGCCGGTAACCGGACCAATTGGTGAACCGGTTTATTTCGCGTATGTGCCTGTTGTCAATGAGGTTGATTACAATGGTGGTCAGTATGCACCTAACGGATCAGCCTTGCCATTGTAG